In Candidatus Nealsonbacteria bacterium, the sequence AAAAAGTTCTGGAAAATTTTTATTGTTGAATTTTTTTTGTTTTCTCTAACCTTAGTATTAGGAATTACTACTGCTTTTAAATCTAATAAAATACTTACAATTCAAAAAATAGAGATTCCCCAGATTTCTTTCTGGCGCTTCATTTTCCAATTCTTTTTAGCCAGCATATTTATTTTTCTTATTATTCGTTTGATAAAAACTAAAAAGAAAAAAAGATTAATCTTTAAAATCCTTTTTGTTTTAACTATTTTTTTAGGGGGAGTACTAATGCTTAGCGTTTGGATTCCGGATATTATTTCTTTAATTTTAATAAGTGTTTTGATTCTTTGGTGGTGGAAGCAACCCTCGATTTTAATTCAAGACCTTTGTATTATTTTGGCAATTGCTGGAGTAGGTAGTATTTTGGGTTTAACTCTTGCACCTGAAATAGTTATGGCTCTTTTAATAATTTTTTCAGTTTATGATTTTATAGCAGTTTATAAAACAAAACATATGATTGAGATGGCAAAAGAGATGGTTAAGAGCAGGGCTGTTCTGGGGTTGATTATTCCTCCAAATCTCTCTGCTTTTTTTGAACCATTAAAAGAAATTAAACCGGGTGGAGAATTTTTAATCTTGGGTGGGGGAGATATAGTTTTTCCTTTGCTTTTCTGTTGTTCTTTGATTCCTTTTGGAGTTTTAAAATCTTTGATTGTCGGTTTTTTTTCTTTAATCGGGCTTTCAGTTAGTTTTTGGTTTTTTCTTTCACAAAAAAAAAGGCAGCCCATTCCTGCCCTACCTCCTATTGCTCTATTTTCTATTTTAGGTTATTTAATCACAAAACTTATTTAAAGTGAAAAAGGAGCTCAGCTCCTTTTTTATTTGTAATTTGACAAAGTTTGGAAAATGAGGCAGAATAGAATAGTTAAATTTAAAATTAAAAAGGTGATGTAAAATAACAGAAAAAGAACCAGAAGAATTATCTTTTGAAGAGCCAATCTGTCCCTTTTGCGGAGCGGAATTAAGATTAATGGAGTCATTCTGTGCTTATTGTGGAATAGGATTTGAAGAAATGGACGGAGAGGCGGCCATTATTGCTCGTCAAAGAAGAGTTCAAAAAATAATGGGCAAAAACTTCTTTGGCGTTGAGGAGGTGGCTAAATATTTCGGCATTCAACTTACCAAAGAAGAACTATCAAAAATAGCAGAAATTCCCTTTAGCGACAAGACGCTTCAGGAATGTAAAGACACCCATATTCTCTTTTTAGGTATTAACCGTGACAAAGAAGGAAAGCCCCTGACTATCCATCGTTTCAAAGAGATGTTCCCTGAAAATGGTCAACCGAAATTCTATTCATATCAAGGTTCTTGGTATGACAAGGAAGAATTTGCTAACAAAGAAACACCTGAGCTTCGCTGGTATCTCATGAGAAAGTCGATTCTTGAAGAAAGCAGGTCAAAGACCTACGAACAGCAAGAAAAGCTTCTCAAGGAGAACGAAGAAAGAGAGCGTGCCATTGTCTACGTCTACGAAATGCTCCTGATGTTCAAGGCTACAGGTGAACGGCTATTTAAGGACGACGACTGTGTCTGGTGTAAAGATATTGACGTTGCTGGCTTCCATGTCTATATCGGTGAGTTCGGCTTGGAGGATTTCAGCGTCGGCTACTGGTGGGGCGACGACGGCTGGGATAATATGGGTCTCGCTCCCGCTCGGAAATTTGACTGAGCCTCGACAACTTGGCTACTTGTCTCTTTTGAACCTTAAGCCTTCGGCAAAATTTTTTCACTGAAGGCTCTTTTTATTTTGGCAGCGAGGACACCCCCGCCTCGCCGGAAAATGAAAAAGGAGCTTAGATCCCTTTTCATTTAAGAATAGAGCTATTTCTATTTTAGGGATTTTACCACATAGCTATCTCTTAGCTTATATCCAAACTTGCGGTAATATTCACGGGTTCCGACTGCTGAAATTACAGCTATTTTATTTAACCCAAATTCTTTTTTAGCTATTTCTTCAGCTTTTTTAATTAATTTTTTTCCTAAACCTCTATGTTGAGGAGCCAATTTTCTTTCTGAAATTGGCACAAGCTGCCCATAAGTATGGATTTCTCTGATAATAGCAGCGTCCTGTAAAACAGGGAGAAAATGCTTCTTTTGGGTTATTCTTAACCTTAATAAACTGTAGAGTCTTTCTCTTTTTTTATTTTCAAAAGTTAAAAATGTCTCTTTCCCTTCAGAAGCTTCATAATCTTTTCTATATAAATATAATTTTTCCTCTAAATTATATTTGTCTTTAATTTCCCTACAGCGAATACATTTGCATTTCCAACCCTCCTTTTTTATCTCTTTTGCAACAACCTGCCTAAGATTTGATATTTTAGCAGGCCCTGTAATGATTCTTGGTGAAGGAATGTCTCTTATTATTCTTTCTATTCTGACATAATAAGGGATTTTCTTTTTAGCTTGTTTTATAATATCTATTAAGGTTTTTTCAGAATAAGGTTTGTATTTTCCTTTTAGATACCATTTATAGAGAGGAGCTTCCTTTAAAAGTGCACAAGGATATATTTTTAAAGAATCTGGTTTAAAATCAGGGTTTTTGAAAAGTTCCTCGAACATTCTTTTATCTTTTTGTGGGTTTGAACCCGGTAGATTAAGCATCATTTGATACGAAATTTTAAACCCCGCATCCTTTAAGAGTTTGGTTGCTTTTATAATGGCTTTTACCTTATGTCCTCTCTGGTTTAAATTCAAAACATCATCATAAATACTCTGGATTCCCATTTCCACCTTTGTAATTCCTAATCTTCTCATTCTTTTTATTTCTTTTTCATCAATAAAGTCAGGTCTTGTTTCAATGGAAAAACCTATAATTCTATGTTTTGTTGTTTCGTTTAATTTTTGAGCTTTTTTTAAATTTTTACTTAGTTTCTTATTACAGCCATCAAAACATCTTTTTACAAACCATGTTTGATATTGTTTAGGATAATAAGACCAGGTTCCTCCAATAATCCTTAAATCTATTTTGTCGGTGGGATGCCCCTGTATTTTTAACATTTCTACTCTTTTTTTTACCTGTAAATAAGGATTATAATTTAAATTTTTTGCTCTTTCTACTGCAGGTTCTCCCGACAAATAACTTTTAGGGATACCCTTTTCTTCCGGACAATAAAGACATCTGCCAGGGCAAGGATAAGGCTTTGTTAGTACTGAAACGTTGATAATTCCAGAAAGAGAACGGACAGGTCTGGTTTTGAGTAAATTTTCAAGGTTATTACTTTTTTTTATTCTTTTATCTTTTAATAATTCATGATAAGCTTTTAATAACCAGATATTAGTTGGAAAAGGGATTTTATATTTTTTAGAGATATTTCTTTTAAAAGAAGTTAAATCAGCCCGGGTCCTAATCCGATTCTTTATTATATCTTTAATAATTAATTTTTGGATTTTCATAAAAGCTTTAAATTAAAAGGAGAAAGTTTCAATCGTTGGATTATGGAAAGAAAATATGCCAAATCCTTGTTAGAAAAAACTAAACAAGATTATAACTTAATCGCTAAGGATTTTTCAAGAACCAGAAGTTATCCCTGGCAAGAAATTAAGTTTTTGTTTAATGCCTATTTAAGCCAGAACGAGAAAGTTTTGGATTTGGGTTGCGGAAACGGTAGATACTTCCCATTTTTTAGGGAAAAACAGGCGGAGTATTTTGGAGTCGATAATTCTGCAGAATTGATTAAAATTGCAAAAAATAAATATCCTGAAGCGAGATTTTCAGTGGAAGATGCCTTAAATTTGTCTTTTCCAAATAATTTTTTTGACAAAGTTTACAACATTGCTGTTTTACACCAAATACCCTCAGAGGAATTCCGAACCCGCTTATTACAAGAGATAAAAAGAACCTTGAAATTTAAAGGATTATTAATTCTGACTGTCTGGAAATTTCACAGATGGGAAGAATTATCTCTATTATTAAAATATATAATTCTAAAGATAATTGGGAAATCAAAACTGGATTGGGGAGATGTTTTTATACCCTGGGGCAGAAAAACTGAAAGATACTATCATTGTTTCTCTAAAAAAGAATTAGAGGGTTTAATAAAAAAAGTTGGATTTAAACTTGTAGACTCCGGGATAGCAAAAGACAAAAAAGGAAATAGGCAGAACATATATATAGTAGCACAAAAGTATCTGGGAGAATAATTCATCCTTTATTTTTCGTCCCCATAGCTCAACAGGATAGAGTATAGGCTTCCGGAGCCCAAGATATAGGTTCAAATCCTATTGGGGACACAAATAAATATATTTTGAGCCATTTTTTAAACAGACTTGACAATAATATCTCTTTTCACTTAAAATTAAAGCTTGAAGGGGATACGGAATTGTTTTCGTAGGACAAGCAGTTTTTTAATGAAGGAGGCTGAAAGGAATTCCCTGGTGTTTGTCCAATCGGGTTTGAGCTTAGGCTGATTTCGGAAAAAATTGTTCTCTCCTTACTAAAAACGGGACGTTTTATCTTCCCGTTTTTAGTTTATGAAAAATTATTTTTTAAAAGAATATAAATATTTATAAGATTTTGGAATTTGCTTTTTAAAGACCGGAAGTGTAAAATATATTTATTATGCGATATAAAATTGTAGTATCTGGGGCGGCTCAAATAAAGCATTGTTGTAAAGATATCGAAAATATAGCCAAAGAAGTTGGTAGAGAGATTGCCCGTCAAGGATGTATCTTGGTTACAGGAGCTACGACAGGCATTCCCTATTTAGCTGCTTTAGGATTTAAAGAAATAGATGGAATTTCAATTGGTTTTTCTCCCGCAACCTCTGAGGCTGCTCACTTAAAGACCTATAGACTTCCAATAGATGCTTTTGATGTGATAGTTTATACCGGAGCTGATTATACTGGTAGAGATGTTATAATGACAAAAGCTGCAGACGGAGTAATTGTAATTTGCGGTCGAATGGGAACCTTACACGAGTTTGTGACTGCTTTTGAAACTCAAAAACCAATAGGTGTTTTAGAAGGAACAGGTGGAACAGCAGATAAAATAAGATATATAACTAAAGGCCCTTTTAGGGGGGTGAGAAGAATTATTTATGATAGAGAGCCGAAAAAATTAGTGAGAAGATTAATTAAGCAAATAAAAAAAGAAAAATTAAAGGTCGGAAGATAATAACATCAATTTAGATATGTCAGATAAACCACCCATACATGAGGAAGGAGAATTAATAGGGAAAATCACTCATTATTTCAGCAAGATTGAAGTGGCTATTATTGAACTGTCAGATAATTTAAAAGTAGGTGATAATATTAGGATAATAGGTGGAGAAACAGATTTTGAACAAACGATTGAATCAATAGAAATTGACCACAAAAAAGTTAAAGCAGCTAAAAAGGGCGAAACCATTGGTTTAAAAGTTGAGCAAAAAGTCAGAGAAGGCTATAAAGTCTATAAAATATAGAGAGGAGTAAAGCTATAAATCAATAATTAAAGAGTAAGTATACTCCTAATAGACCAACAATATGATAGAGGTCCAATCTATCTACCAGTTGTTTTTATCTATTTTTTTAAAAAATAATGAAGTTCATTGCCGATTTCCATTTACATTCAAAATATTCAAGGGCTACTTCCCCAAAGATGGATTTGGAAAATCTTGAGGAATGGGCAAAGATAAAAGGAATTAAAGTTTTGGGAACAGGAGATTTCACCCACCCTTTTTGGTTTAAAAACTTAAAAGAGAAATTAGAACCTGCAGAAAGCGGGCTTTTTAAGATTAAGAACCACGCTTCGCGGAACCTTGATTCTCGCTCCGCTCGAATTAAAAACAGTAATACCGGGATCCGTTTTATTTTAAGCGCTGAAATTAGTTGTATTTATTCCAAAGGAGGGAAGGTCCGTAAAATTCATATTGTAGTTTTAGCTCCCTCTTTTGATATTGTTGAAAAAATTAATACCCGTTTGGAAGGAATTGGGAATTTATCTGCTGACGGAAGACCAATATTAGGATTAGATGCAAAAGAATTGTTAAAAATTGTTTTAAACATCTCAACAGATTGTTTGTTTGTTCCCGCCCATGTAATGACTCCCTGGTTTTCTATTTTCGGTTCAAAATCTGGGTTTGATTCAATTGAGGAATGTTTTGAAGATTATTCTAAATATATTTTTGTTTTAGAGACTGGGCTATCGGCTAACCCACCAATGCTCTGGCGCATACCAGATGCTCAAAAAGCAATTTTAATATCAAATTCAGATGCTCACTCACCAGCTAATATTGGTAGAGAGGCAAATGTTTTTAATACGGAGATTAGTTATCCTGCTATTGTTGAAGCTATAAAATCAAGAGATTCCGAAAAGTTTCTTTATACCATTGAGTTTTTTCCTCAGGAAGGAAAGTATCATTACGACGGTCATAGAATGTGCGGTATCAGATTAGCTCCCGAGGAATCGAAAAAATATAACAATATTTGTCCTAACTGCGGCAGACCCTTAACAATCGGAGTTTTAAATAGGATAGAACAATTATCAGTTGAGCCGAAAGGTTTTAAACTAAAAGGAGCTATTCCTTTTAAAAGCTTAGTTCCTTTGAGAGAAATAATTGCCGAAGTCTTGGGAATGGGTGTTACTACCAAAGGTGTTGAAAAAGAGTATAAGTCTTTAATTGAGAATTTTGGTAATGAGCTTGAAATTTTGCTTAATACTTCTCATGATGAGTTAGAGAAAGTTACCTTGCCTGAGACTGCAGAAGGAATAATTAGGGTTAGAGAAGGAAAAGTTTTTGTAGAACCCGGTTATGATGGGGTTTATGGAAAAGTAAGAATTTTTTCTAAAGGAGAACAAGAGTCTTTATCTAAACAAGGAGTCCTTTTTTAAAATGACCATTGGTATTCCTCGAGCTTTAATACACTGGAAAAGACCCCATTTTTGGGAAGTTTTTTTTCATAATCTCGGTTTTAAGGTTTTACTCTCTCCTTTAACCAATAAAGAAATCGTGGAGGCAGGAGTAAAAATAGCTGACCCTGAAACTTGTTTTTCTACCAAGGTTTATTGGGGACACTTAGTGTGGTTAGATAATAAATGTGATTTAATTTTTGTTCCCAGGTTAAAAACAAACGAAGAAAAACTTGAATACTGTCCTAAACTTTTTGCTTTACCTGATTTAGCAAAACTCTTAGTTAAAACTTCAATTTTAACTGAGACCTTTGACGAAAGAAAAGAAGAATTTAAAAAAAGCCTTGAGAAGTTGGGAAGAAAAATAAATAAAAAGAAAGGAGAAATAAAGAAAGCTGCGAAAATTGCTTTTTCAGAGGAGAAAAAATTAAAAGAGAAAGAAAAGCAAGATTTTTTTAAAAAAATAAAATCTAAAAAACCAAAAATTGTTTTAATTTCTCATCCCTACAATTTATATGATGAATATGTTAATTTGAGGATAAAGGAGAAATTAGAAAAATTAGGGGTAGAATCAATATTTATTGAAGAAGTTACTCTTAGTTCAAAGCTTCAGGCTACTTGTTCTCAACCTATTTTAGGAGTAAGGTTTCACTGGGAGTTTGGAAAAGAAATAATTGAAAAAATCCAAGAAATATTGAAATATGATATTACCGGAGCAATTGAACTCTCTTCTTTTGCTTGCGGCTGCGATGCGGTTTTAAAGGAATTTGTTGAAAAAGAATTTAAAGAAGCAAAAATCCCCTTTTTGTATTTAATAATTGATGAACATACCGGAGAAGCAGGCTTTCAAACAAGATTAGAAGCTTTTATAGATACCCTTCAGTTAATCATAAAAACATAAAAGAATACAAACATAAAACATAGGAGTCTTAATTTATTTATACCCATTCTTAAATGTTTATATGAAAATACAAAAACCGAAAATAACTTTTGCTAGATGGGGGAATTATACTATTGCTTTTAAAACTCTCTTTAAGCAACTTGGCTTAGAGGTTATTTCTCCCGAGAAAACAAATTCCCAGACAATTGCTGAGGGAGCAAAATTAGCTCCCGAGATGTATTGCCTTCCTTTGAAGGTGAACATTGGGAATTATTTAGAGACAATAAGAAGGGGGGCTAACACAATTTTTATGGTTACTGCTCTTGGTGGTTCTTGTCGCTTGAGATATTATGGTGCAGTTCAAGATAAGGTTTTAAAAGAAGCAGGTTATAAAGTAGATTTCGTTATTTTTGACCAGGATCCCAGAAATATTTATTCCAAAATAAAAGAAATTTCCGCAGCTTCTCCCTGGCAAATTTTTAAAGCAGCTAGATTTTTTTTCAAAAAATTGAGATTTATTGAAAAACTGGAAAAGATGGTTCAATATTCCAGACCAAGGGAGATAGAAAAGGGAATGACCGATAAGTTATTAATTGAGACTTTTATGGAACTCGACAGGATAGAAAAAGAGAAAGATTATCCAAAATTTAAGAGAGAAGCTTTAAGAAAATTTTCAGAGATTAAAATTGAAAAAAATAAAGATATCCCAAAGGTTGGTTTGATTGGGGAAATCTATACGGTTTCTGACCCAATAATTAATTTTGAAGCAGAAAGAAAATTAGGAGAAGAAGGAATAGAAGTTCATCGGGAAATGGATTTGACTTATCATTTAAAGAAAAAAATTTTTCCCTGGAAAGATTGGATAATACAAAAGAAAATAAACCCTTATTTAAAATCAACTGTTGGCGGACACGGAAGAGATGCAATTTATGAGATGTTAGATTATGTGAAAAAGGGTTTTGATGGAGTAATTCATCTACTCCCGGCATTCTGCATGCCAGAGATAACAGTAAGGCCAATTTTGGAGAAGATTCACCAAGAAAGCGGTATTCCATTTTTATCATTATCATTAGATGAACAGGTGGCTGAGGCCGGAATAAATACCCGGCTTGAGGCCTTTGTAGATGTAGTGACAAATCATCACAAAAGCAAAAAATTATGAGAACATATTTAGGCATTGATGTAGGTTCCATTTCCACTAAATTGGTTTTAATTAATGAAAAAAACCAGATTTTATATCACCTTTATATAAGAACTGAAGGAAACCCGATTTTAGCTGTTCAGAGAGGATTAAAGAACCTGAAAGAATATATTAAAGATAATAGTTTAGAAATTGAAATAGCAGGAGTAGGAACTACGGGGTCAGCCCGCTATTTAGCAGGAGTAATTACTGGTGCTGATTTAATTAAGAATGAAATTACTGCCCATGCTATGGGGACTTCTTTTTTAACTCCTGATGTTAGAACAATAATTGAAATTGGTGGTCAGGACTCAAAAATTATTATTTTAGAAAACGGTGTAGCAGTTGATTTTGCCATGAACTTAATTTGTGCGGCAGGTACCGGGTCTTTTCTTGACGCCCAGGCTTTCCGCTTAAAGATTCCTATTGAGAAATTTGGTGACTTAGCTTTGAAGTCAAAAAAGCCGACCAGCATCGGCTCGCGATGCACGGTATTTTGCGAGTCAGATATGATTCACAAACAGCAGATAGGTCATAAAATAGAAGATATTGTAGCTGGTCTTTGTCAGGGTCTGGCAAGAAACTTTTTAGCTAACGTAGCTAAGGGAAAGAATATTCAGCCCCCAATTATTTTTCTTGGGGGTGTTTCTGAAAATATGGGAATGAGAAAGGCTTTTGAAGATGCCTTACAACAAAAAATTACTGTTCCGCCATATAATACCGTAATGGGTGCTTTTGGGGTAGCTCTTTTAATAAAACAAAACCCGTCTCAAAAAACAAAATTTTTAGGTTTTGGAATTTCAAATAAAGATATTAAATGTACCTCATTTCAATGCAAGGGTTGTCCTAATCATTGTGAGGTAATTGAGGCAAGAATAGATGGAAAAATCGTTGCTCGTTGGGGAGATAGATGCGGAAAGTGGTCGAATCTAAGCGTTACAGACTTATAATGAATCATTTAACTTGTTAAGGACCAAATTCAAAATTTTTCAAACTGAAAGCCGCAAAAAAGCGGTTTTTGTTATATAATAGAAATAGAAAAATGTATCCAAGCTACTTAAATTTATCTAAAGAGGATTTAAATCAGAGGATAGAAAAACTTTTTAAAGTTTTAGAAAATTGTGAGATTTGTCCAAGGAAATGTTATGTAAATAGGATAAAAGGAGAAAAAGGATATTGTCAATTAGATTTTCTACCAGTAGTTTCTGCTTTTCACCCCCATTTTGGTGAAGAAAGTCCTTTGGTTGGAAGGTTTGGTCCCGACTCATGGGCGAGTCGAGGCGGGTCTGGAACAATTTTTTTCACTTCTTGTAATCTATCTTGTGTTTACTGCCAAAATTATGAAATTTCTCAATTAAGAAGAGGAGAAGAAGTTTCTTTTGAAAGATTAGCAAAAATGATGTTAGAACTTCAAAATCGGGGCTGCCACAATATTAATTTAGTTACCCCAACTCCTCAGGTTCCCCAGATTTTAAAATCGCTTTCAATAGCAATTAAGCACGGTCTTAAAATTCCTCTTGTTTATAATACCAATTCTTATGATTCAATTGAGGTTTTAAAATTATTGGATGGAATTGTCGATATTTATATGCCAGATGTTAAATATTCTGATGATAAGATTGCTTTGAAATATTCTAATGCTCCAAAATATTTCGAAATAATGAAAGAGGCTGTTAAAGAGATGCACCGGCAAGTTGGAGATTTGGTTTTAGACGAAGAGGGAATAGCTATACGAGGTTTATTAGTCAGGCATTTGGTTTTACCCAATGATTTGGCAGGTTCTGAAAAGATTTTCAATTTTATATCCAAAGAAATTTCAGAAAACACTTTTTTGAACATTATGGATCAATATAACCCCAATTTTAAAGCGTATCAGTATCCTGAGCTTTCTTGGAGGATTACAGATAAAGAATATCAAATGGCAATAAAATTAGCCAAAGAAGCAGGCCTTAAAAGGCTTTATAGAAATTAAAATGAAAAATTCAAAGGTTAAAAATCAGTACTCCCTCTTTTTATTATTTGTATTATTATTTTTCTTTTCTATTTATTTTTTTGATTTTAATGCTGAAATAGATAGTCTTTATTTTAGAGTTATCTCTAGCCAATTAATAATACCAAAAAAGCCCTTAAAAAAACCTATAACTTTAATTTTTGTCGGCGATATAATGTTTGACAGAGGAATAGAACATATAATTTTAAAAGAGGGAAAGGGTGATTACAAATTTCCTTTTTTGAAAATCGCTGATTATCTAAAGGAGGCAGAAATCTTATTTGGAAATTTTGAAGGACCAATCTCAGACAAAGGAAGAAAAGTGGGCAGTATTTATTCTTTTAGGTCAAATCCTGAAACTATTAATGGATTAGTTTTTGCCGGCTTTGATGTTTTATCGATGGCTAATAATCATATTTTTGATTATGGAAGAGAAGCAATGGAAGATACATTTTTAAGATTGAAGAAAGCTGGAATAGATTATGTTGGGGCTGGATTTAATGAAAAAGAGGCTTATTCCCCAATAATAAAAGAAATAAATGGTTCGACAAACTTACCACAAGATAACACTAAGATTGCTTTTTTAGCCTATACTAATTTAGGTTCAGAATATTGGAAAGCAACAGATGAGAGGTCGGGAATTTCATGGTTAGAGAAAGAAAGAATGATAGAAGAAATAAAAAAAGCTAAAAATTTAGCTGATATAGTAATTGTTTCTTTTCATTACGGTGAGGAATATTTCTTAGAACCAACTTCTTTCCAAATCTCTATTAGCCAAACAGCAATTGATGCTGGAGTTGATTTGGTAGTTGGTCATCACCCCCATGTAATTCAGCCAATAAAGAAATACAAAAGTAGATACATAGCTTACTCTTTAGGAAATTTTATTTTTGACCAGGGATTTTCTGAAAAAACAATGAAAAGTCTCTTATTGAGAGTTATAATCGAAGATAATGAAATAAAGGAGGTAACTCCAATTGAAATTAAAATTAACAAATTCTTCCAACCAGAGATTGCAAAAAAGCTTTGATAGAGAAAAAAGAATTATTTTGCTGGTAGCCAAACAATCAAATTTTCCTTTGTTTCAAACTTCCCATTAATAAATTTTTCAATTACCCAGATATTAGTTTTACAGTGACTTGTGATTTCTGAAACTGTAATCTGGGATTTTTTAGGAGATAAGGCTAAGTAGGCTAAAATTTGGTCACCTAAATGTTTATCCAGACAAGCTTTGCTTTTTTCTTCTTTTAATAATTCCAAAGCTGCTTCTTTACCAACATCTTCTGCTCTTTTTCCCAATTTCCCAAAATTATCAGTTCCAATAATCGTGTTTTCAAATTCGGCTATTAGAGAAATCTGACTGCCAGGACATTGGGGTTGATAATATTCTACTTTTTCCTCAATAGGCAATTTTAATTTCCCAAAAATTTCTCTTACCCCGGCAACTTGACGCTCTGCCACTTTTTTATTCCTTAATAATTCTGAAGCCCCGGAAATTACTGAAATTTTTTGAAGTTGACCTCTTTTAATTAAATGGAGTGGTTTTAATTTCGAAGGATAAATTTTCACCTCAACTTTTGCTCCACCTTCTGGATAGTAGCCTCTTTTTAAAATATTAATTTCTACTTTAACTCCCATTCTTTCTAATAATTTTAAAAAAACATATTGAAAATAATCAATAGTTGGTGAGAAAAAGGTATCGGTAGCACCACCATTGAAAGTAATTTTTATATATTTGGGAGTTTGCCCTGGGACTGTCGAATGGGCAAAAATAGAAGGAGGAATTAATGTTTGTAAAAGTAAAGTAATACTTCCTGCTGTTGGAATGTTAATTGAGATATGTTCTTGATAATTTGAGCCGGGATAGAATTTTATTTCAGTTGACCCTAAATAGTTGCCTTCCAATTTTCCATTACAAAAGTGGGCTAAAGCTTGAAGTCCTAAAAGATGCTGGTATCTCAAACCGGGCTTTGGTCTTTTTTTTCGAATATTAAAAACACGGCAATTTCTTTTAGTAATTGCTGCTAAAGCAGTTGCCACTCTCAATATAGCTCCACCGCCTTCATATTTTGAACCATCAAGTTCTAACATATTTCTAATATCTAATTTCCGGAGGAATCAAGGTTCTGCCGAGCGGAGCGAGGCATGGTTCTTAATTCGCAGAATCAAGGTTCTGCCGAGCAGAGCGAGGCAGGTTCTTATATACTATTAGTTAATTTTAAATTAATTTTAAAAAAATAAAAAGAGAAT encodes:
- a CDS encoding tRNA uridine(34) 5-carboxymethylaminomethyl modification radical SAM/GNAT enzyme Elp3: MKIQKLIIKDIIKNRIRTRADLTSFKRNISKKYKIPFPTNIWLLKAYHELLKDKRIKKSNNLENLLKTRPVRSLSGIINVSVLTKPYPCPGRCLYCPEEKGIPKSYLSGEPAVERAKNLNYNPYLQVKKRVEMLKIQGHPTDKIDLRIIGGTWSYYPKQYQTWFVKRCFDGCNKKLSKNLKKAQKLNETTKHRIIGFSIETRPDFIDEKEIKRMRRLGITKVEMGIQSIYDDVLNLNQRGHKVKAIIKATKLLKDAGFKISYQMMLNLPGSNPQKDKRMFEELFKNPDFKPDSLKIYPCALLKEAPLYKWYLKGKYKPYSEKTLIDIIKQAKKKIPYYVRIERIIRDIPSPRIITGPAKISNLRQVVAKEIKKEGWKCKCIRCREIKDKYNLEEKLYLYRKDYEASEGKETFLTFENKKRERLYSLLRLRITQKKHFLPVLQDAAIIREIHTYGQLVPISERKLAPQHRGLGKKLIKKAEEIAKKEFGLNKIAVISAVGTREYYRKFGYKLRDSYVVKSLK
- a CDS encoding class I SAM-dependent methyltransferase, giving the protein MERKYAKSLLEKTKQDYNLIAKDFSRTRSYPWQEIKFLFNAYLSQNEKVLDLGCGNGRYFPFFREKQAEYFGVDNSAELIKIAKNKYPEARFSVEDALNLSFPNNFFDKVYNIAVLHQIPSEEFRTRLLQEIKRTLKFKGLLILTVWKFHRWEELSLLLKYIILKIIGKSKLDWGDVFIPWGRKTERYYHCFSKKELEGLIKKVGFKLVDSGIAKDKKGNRQNIYIVAQKYLGE
- a CDS encoding LOG family protein, with amino-acid sequence MRYKIVVSGAAQIKHCCKDIENIAKEVGREIARQGCILVTGATTGIPYLAALGFKEIDGISIGFSPATSEAAHLKTYRLPIDAFDVIVYTGADYTGRDVIMTKAADGVIVICGRMGTLHEFVTAFETQKPIGVLEGTGGTADKIRYITKGPFRGVRRIIYDREPKKLVRRLIKQIKKEKLKVGR
- a CDS encoding DNA helicase UvrD — translated: MKFIADFHLHSKYSRATSPKMDLENLEEWAKIKGIKVLGTGDFTHPFWFKNLKEKLEPAESGLFKIKNHASRNLDSRSARIKNSNTGIRFILSAEISCIYSKGGKVRKIHIVVLAPSFDIVEKINTRLEGIGNLSADGRPILGLDAKELLKIVLNISTDCLFVPAHVMTPWFSIFGSKSGFDSIEECFEDYSKYIFVLETGLSANPPMLWRIPDAQKAILISNSDAHSPANIGREANVFNTEISYPAIVEAIKSRDSEKFLYTIEFFPQEGKYHYDGHRMCGIRLAPEESKKYNNICPNCGRPLTIGVLNRIEQLSVEPKGFKLKGAIPFKSLVPLREIIAEVLGMGVTTKGVEKEYKSLIENFGNELEILLNTSHDELEKVTLPETAEGIIRVREGKVFVEPGYDGVYGKVRIFSKGEQESLSKQGVLF
- a CDS encoding 2-hydroxyglutaryl-CoA dehydratase, encoding MRTYLGIDVGSISTKLVLINEKNQILYHLYIRTEGNPILAVQRGLKNLKEYIKDNSLEIEIAGVGTTGSARYLAGVITGADLIKNEITAHAMGTSFLTPDVRTIIEIGGQDSKIIILENGVAVDFAMNLICAAGTGSFLDAQAFRLKIPIEKFGDLALKSKKPTSIGSRCTVFCESDMIHKQQIGHKIEDIVAGLCQGLARNFLANVAKGKNIQPPIIFLGGVSENMGMRKAFEDALQQKITVPPYNTVMGAFGVALLIKQNPSQKTKFLGFGISNKDIKCTSFQCKGCPNHCEVIEARIDGKIVARWGDRCGKWSNLSVTDL
- a CDS encoding radical SAM protein, with translation MYPSYLNLSKEDLNQRIEKLFKVLENCEICPRKCYVNRIKGEKGYCQLDFLPVVSAFHPHFGEESPLVGRFGPDSWASRGGSGTIFFTSCNLSCVYCQNYEISQLRRGEEVSFERLAKMMLELQNRGCHNINLVTPTPQVPQILKSLSIAIKHGLKIPLVYNTNSYDSIEVLKLLDGIVDIYMPDVKYSDDKIALKYSNAPKYFEIMKEAVKEMHRQVGDLVLDEEGIAIRGLLVRHLVLPNDLAGSEKIFNFISKEISENTFLNIMDQYNPNFKAYQYPELSWRITDKEYQMAIKLAKEAGLKRLYRN
- a CDS encoding CapA family protein, giving the protein MKNSKVKNQYSLFLLFVLLFFFSIYFFDFNAEIDSLYFRVISSQLIIPKKPLKKPITLIFVGDIMFDRGIEHIILKEGKGDYKFPFLKIADYLKEAEILFGNFEGPISDKGRKVGSIYSFRSNPETINGLVFAGFDVLSMANNHIFDYGREAMEDTFLRLKKAGIDYVGAGFNEKEAYSPIIKEINGSTNLPQDNTKIAFLAYTNLGSEYWKATDERSGISWLEKERMIEEIKKAKNLADIVIVSFHYGEEYFLEPTSFQISISQTAIDAGVDLVVGHHPHVIQPIKKYKSRYIAYSLGNFIFDQGFSEKTMKSLLLRVIIEDNEIKEVTPIEIKINKFFQPEIAKKL